In Syntrophomonas wolfei subsp. wolfei str. Goettingen G311, a single window of DNA contains:
- a CDS encoding peptidase U32 family protein yields MQGPELVLPAGTLEKLKTAVLFGADAVYFAGKEFGLRAYAGNLSRAEIAEGLAFAHSRKKKAYLAVNILAHNQDMHKLPAYLEEMASLQPDGFIISDLGVLRLAQKYAPSIPLTISTQANISNYEAACFFQDLGARRIVLARELKLGEIEEIKKKSSVEIEIFIHGAMCVSYSGRCLLSYYMTGRSANQGACAHPCRYRYALVEEKRPGEYFGIEEDERGSYILNSRDLCLLEYIPRLLEAGVDALKVEGRMKSPLYLASVASVYRQAIDRYRERTTPFTAEELSVWMAELHKTATRPFTSAFIGEEEDRAQDIDKEEISLRAQFCAIVTGYREQEGLIEVEQRANFGCGDYLEFLLPGGELLGFVLEKLYDEDLAVLDRARHPQQKVLIPFDHALPEFSILRKGGTVNQG; encoded by the coding sequence ATGCAAGGGCCGGAACTGGTCCTCCCCGCTGGAACCCTGGAAAAACTTAAAACGGCAGTATTATTTGGCGCGGATGCCGTTTATTTTGCCGGCAAGGAATTTGGCCTGAGGGCTTATGCCGGAAACCTCAGCCGGGCTGAGATAGCGGAAGGCCTTGCCTTTGCCCACAGTAGAAAGAAGAAGGCCTACCTGGCCGTAAATATACTGGCCCATAACCAGGATATGCATAAATTACCGGCTTACCTGGAAGAAATGGCCAGTTTGCAACCAGATGGCTTCATAATATCAGATCTGGGAGTATTACGCTTGGCGCAAAAATATGCTCCCTCAATTCCGCTAACCATAAGCACCCAGGCCAATATCAGCAACTATGAAGCGGCTTGCTTTTTTCAGGATCTGGGAGCTCGGCGGATTGTCCTGGCGCGGGAATTGAAACTTGGTGAAATCGAAGAAATCAAAAAGAAAAGCAGCGTAGAGATAGAAATATTTATTCACGGTGCCATGTGCGTATCTTATTCGGGACGCTGTTTACTCTCCTACTACATGACTGGTCGTAGCGCCAACCAGGGAGCCTGTGCCCACCCCTGCCGCTACCGTTACGCCCTGGTTGAGGAAAAAAGACCCGGGGAGTATTTTGGTATAGAGGAAGATGAAAGAGGCAGTTATATATTGAATTCCCGCGACCTTTGCCTGTTGGAATATATCCCCCGCCTGTTGGAAGCGGGAGTGGATGCCTTAAAGGTGGAAGGGCGCATGAAAAGCCCGCTTTATCTTGCCAGTGTGGCCAGTGTTTACCGCCAGGCCATAGACCGGTATAGAGAAAGAACGACCCCTTTTACAGCTGAGGAATTGTCGGTCTGGATGGCAGAGCTGCACAAGACCGCTACCCGGCCCTTTACCAGCGCTTTCATCGGCGAAGAAGAAGACCGGGCCCAGGATATCGACAAGGAAGAAATATCGTTGCGGGCGCAATTTTGCGCTATTGTTACCGGTTATCGCGAGCAGGAAGGCCTGATTGAAGTCGAACAAAGGGCTAATTTCGGCTGTGGCGATTATCTGGAATTTCTATTGCCCGGGGGAGAACTTCTGGGGTTTGTGTTGGAAAAACTATATGATGAAGATTTAGCAGTCCTGGATCGGGCCCGCCATCCCCAACAAAAGGTCTTGATTCCCTTTGACCATGCTCTGCCCGAATTTTCCATATTAAGAAAAGGGGGGACGGTAAATCAAGGATAA
- a CDS encoding DUF4911 domain-containing protein, translating to MPQRIDLLTKIIEAYDHLGVVSTIDSGSGLVIIRGSEDTIPEIKEILNNLPFPVEVLNLDETILPAPVKARE from the coding sequence ATCCCCCAGCGAATTGACCTGCTTACCAAGATTATTGAGGCCTATGATCACCTGGGAGTCGTTTCGACTATTGACTCCGGCTCAGGCCTGGTAATAATAAGAGGAAGCGAAGACACTATCCCCGAAATAAAAGAAATATTGAATAACCTGCCTTTCCCCGTTGAAGTTTTGAATTTGGACGAAACAATACTTCCTGCTCCAGTGAAGGCCAGGGAGTAA
- a CDS encoding CRISPR-associated helicase/endonuclease Cas3: MIKYYAHSTEGEEENWQLLKKHLENVSHRAGIYASCFGAEEWGELAGLLHDGGKYSDDFQDKLKGMNLNVDHSTAGAQIASELYGNRGCLLAYVSAGHHGGLPNGGSDADEASLMGRLARNLPNYDAFYKEILLQPQLPRLNLGRSDKPGFSLSFFVRMLFSCLVDADFLDTEKFYTKEKNEIRKKFPDIKTLNYKLEQYIYKISKKAKSPIIKRERAHVRACCRQAAKKEKGLFSLSVPTGGGKTLSSLEFALRHACKHGMERVIYAVPFTSIIEQNAAVFREALGDDAVLEHHRNYDFEEDENNPNYKHRLAAENWDAPVIVTTNVQFFESLLAYKPSRCRKLHNIANSIVILDEAQTLPDRLLLPCLAILEELLLRYGATIVLCTATQPHLEKLWSKELQATEIIPDSERLYEVLSKRVTVRTAGILKDEELAKKLAAQKQVLCIVNTRKHARTLYKLLPEAEGNYHLSAYMYPKHRSDKIAEIRQRLAEGRTCRVISTQLIEAGVDVDFPVVYRAIAGIDAIAQAAGRCNREGIGGQGEVWVFIPEQGVPEGWFQRMAALGEKVLHKYDDPLSPQAIKSFFELRFDLAGEQLDELGILKDFEECASKLLFPFRDVAEKFRFIDDISVPIVIAIDNECKDIIKKAAYSDNPGGLARSLQRYTVGITPWEAIAYEKAGGIRKVAGLFNVMEEVNNYDDNMGLLPLSNVETDIYVV; this comes from the coding sequence ATGATAAAATATTATGCTCATTCTACTGAAGGAGAGGAAGAAAACTGGCAGTTGCTAAAAAAGCATTTGGAAAATGTATCACATCGGGCAGGGATCTATGCGTCTTGTTTCGGAGCGGAAGAATGGGGGGAACTGGCGGGGTTATTACATGATGGAGGAAAATACTCCGATGACTTCCAGGATAAGCTTAAAGGCATGAACTTAAATGTGGACCATTCTACGGCCGGAGCCCAAATAGCATCTGAGCTTTACGGAAATAGGGGATGTTTATTGGCTTATGTTAGTGCCGGACATCACGGTGGTCTACCTAATGGGGGAAGCGATGCAGATGAGGCTTCCCTTATGGGAAGACTGGCAAGAAATCTTCCAAACTATGATGCCTTTTATAAAGAGATTCTCCTACAGCCCCAATTGCCCAGGCTAAATTTGGGCAGGTCTGATAAGCCGGGATTTTCATTGTCCTTTTTTGTACGAATGCTTTTTTCCTGCCTGGTCGATGCGGATTTTCTTGATACAGAAAAGTTCTATACAAAAGAAAAAAACGAAATAAGAAAAAAATTCCCTGATATCAAAACTCTGAATTATAAACTAGAACAATATATTTATAAGATAAGCAAAAAGGCCAAAAGTCCAATTATTAAACGAGAACGGGCACACGTAAGGGCTTGCTGTCGGCAAGCGGCAAAAAAAGAAAAGGGCTTATTTAGTCTTAGTGTTCCTACCGGTGGCGGGAAAACGCTTTCTTCCCTGGAATTTGCTCTTCGCCATGCCTGTAAACATGGAATGGAGCGAGTAATATATGCAGTACCTTTTACCAGCATTATTGAACAGAATGCTGCTGTTTTTAGAGAAGCTCTGGGAGATGATGCTGTATTAGAACATCATAGAAATTATGATTTTGAGGAAGATGAAAACAATCCCAATTACAAACATCGATTAGCAGCAGAAAATTGGGATGCGCCTGTGATAGTTACCACTAATGTTCAATTCTTCGAATCTCTTCTGGCTTATAAACCCTCCCGTTGCCGAAAACTCCATAACATTGCTAACAGTATAGTGATATTGGATGAAGCCCAGACCCTACCGGACAGGCTTTTGCTGCCTTGCCTGGCTATTTTAGAAGAACTGCTGCTGCGTTATGGTGCCACTATAGTATTATGCACCGCAACCCAGCCGCACCTGGAAAAACTGTGGAGCAAAGAGCTGCAAGCAACAGAAATAATCCCTGATAGTGAACGACTTTACGAAGTTCTAAGTAAGAGGGTGACGGTCAGAACGGCAGGAATTTTAAAAGATGAAGAACTAGCTAAGAAACTGGCCGCGCAAAAGCAAGTACTATGCATAGTAAATACCCGCAAACACGCCAGAACGCTGTATAAACTTTTGCCTGAAGCCGAAGGTAATTATCACTTGAGTGCTTATATGTATCCGAAACACCGGAGTGACAAAATTGCGGAAATACGGCAGCGTCTGGCAGAAGGAAGGACCTGCCGGGTGATTTCTACCCAATTAATCGAAGCTGGGGTAGATGTGGATTTTCCGGTAGTTTACAGGGCAATTGCTGGAATTGACGCCATTGCCCAGGCAGCTGGTCGTTGTAATCGCGAAGGGATAGGTGGTCAAGGGGAGGTTTGGGTCTTTATTCCAGAGCAGGGGGTACCGGAAGGCTGGTTTCAACGTATGGCAGCATTGGGAGAAAAAGTATTGCATAAATATGATGACCCCTTATCCCCACAGGCCATTAAGAGTTTTTTTGAATTGCGTTTTGACCTGGCCGGAGAGCAATTAGATGAGTTGGGAATACTAAAGGACTTTGAAGAATGTGCTAGTAAGCTATTGTTCCCGTTTCGGGATGTAGCTGAGAAATTCAGGTTCATTGACGATATTTCAGTACCGATAGTAATTGCTATAGATAATGAATGTAAAGATATCATCAAAAAAGCAGCTTATAGCGATAACCCGGGAGGACTTGCCCGGAGCTTGCAAAGATATACAGTAGGAATCACCCCATGGGAAGCTATTGCCTACGAAAAGGCAGGTGGTATTCGTAAAGTGGCAGGTTTATTCAATGTTATGGAGGAGGTGAATAATTACGATGATAACATGGGATTATTGCCATTGAGTAATGTTGAAACAGATATCTATGTTGTGTAA
- the cas5c gene encoding type I-C CRISPR-associated protein Cas5c — translation MGYGVKLKVWGDFACFTRPEMKVERVSYDVITPSAARGILEAIHWKPAIRWVIERITILNEIKFDSFRRNELSGRISAVTMKSAMNGREVLLRQTIEDNRQQRATLLLRNVAYIIEAHFEMTEKAEADDSEEKHYNMFLRRARQGQCFHRPYFGCREFPVEFALLEEEVPPSHYRDLEEKDLGWILLDIDFKNDMTPLFFRAIMRHGVIEVPPLYEEVNA, via the coding sequence ATGGGCTATGGAGTAAAACTAAAGGTATGGGGTGACTTTGCCTGTTTTACCCGACCGGAAATGAAAGTGGAGCGGGTAAGCTATGATGTCATTACTCCCTCAGCAGCACGGGGCATATTAGAAGCAATCCACTGGAAACCAGCCATAAGATGGGTAATTGAACGCATTACAATACTGAATGAGATTAAATTTGATAGTTTTCGCCGCAATGAGCTAAGTGGACGCATATCAGCAGTTACGATGAAAAGTGCCATGAATGGCAGGGAAGTCTTATTGCGCCAAACTATTGAAGATAACCGTCAGCAGAGAGCTACTTTATTATTGCGTAATGTTGCCTATATCATTGAAGCCCACTTCGAGATGACGGAAAAAGCTGAAGCGGATGACAGCGAAGAAAAACATTACAATATGTTCCTGCGCCGTGCTAGACAAGGGCAGTGCTTTCACCGACCCTATTTCGGCTGTCGCGAGTTTCCTGTGGAATTTGCACTATTGGAAGAGGAAGTGCCCCCTTCTCATTACCGGGATTTAGAGGAAAAGGATTTAGGATGGATATTATTAGATATTGATTTCAAAAATGATATGACCCCCCTGTTCTTTCGAGCTATTATGCGCCATGGAGTGATAGAAGTACCACCCCTATATGAGGAGGTAAACGCATGA